The Halomicronema hongdechloris C2206 genome includes a window with the following:
- a CDS encoding response regulator encodes MEAIRVALIEDHDLTRMGLKTALQKHGLNFLGEAATGAKGLQLVADTHPDVAIVDIGLPDIDGIELTRQIQEAQANQEQPTRILILTMHDSEDSVLAAFSAGAHSYCTKELATAELMTAVMETAQGHSWIDPAIANIVLRQMRNAQATEEAHQDATVEIDAITPEHKQLIETYPLTDRELEILELIAAGGSNADIAEKLYITIGTVKTHVRSILNKLCVNDRTQAAVRALRSGLIR; translated from the coding sequence ATGGAAGCAATCCGCGTCGCCCTCATTGAAGATCATGATCTGACTCGGATGGGGCTCAAGACAGCTTTGCAGAAGCATGGGCTCAATTTTCTGGGGGAAGCAGCCACAGGTGCCAAGGGGTTGCAGCTAGTGGCAGATACTCACCCCGACGTCGCCATTGTCGATATCGGGTTGCCTGACATTGACGGTATTGAACTGACCCGGCAGATCCAAGAAGCTCAAGCGAATCAGGAACAGCCAACCCGAATATTGATCCTAACCATGCACGATAGCGAGGATTCGGTGCTGGCAGCATTCTCTGCTGGTGCCCATTCTTACTGCACCAAAGAATTGGCGACAGCCGAACTCATGACAGCTGTGATGGAAACTGCCCAAGGTCACAGTTGGATTGATCCGGCCATCGCCAACATCGTGCTACGGCAGATGCGCAATGCTCAGGCTACTGAGGAAGCGCATCAGGACGCGACGGTGGAAATTGATGCCATTACCCCTGAGCACAAACAGCTCATCGAGACCTACCCCCTAACCGATAGAGAATTAGAGATCTTGGAGCTAATCGCCGCAGGGGGCAGTAATGCCGATATCGCTGAGAAGCTCTATATCACCATCGGCACGGTGAAAACCCATGTCCGTAGTATTCTCAATAAGCTGTGCGTAAATGACCGCACTCAGGCGGCAGTAAGAGCCCTACGGTCTGGATTGATTCGCTAA
- a CDS encoding DUF1830 domain-containing protein produces MTSHLHAAPTTADQQVLCCYQNHSSKIQVIRIADIPDQYFERVVFPGQRLMFEAIPEARLEVHTGSPVGAILADTIPCDRIRVTT; encoded by the coding sequence ATGACTTCACACCTTCATGCCGCACCAACAACCGCTGATCAGCAAGTGCTGTGTTGCTATCAAAACCACAGCAGCAAAATTCAAGTGATTCGGATTGCCGACATACCAGATCAGTATTTTGAGCGGGTGGTTTTTCCTGGTCAGCGATTAATGTTCGAAGCGATTCCTGAAGCTCGCCTTGAGGTTCATACTGGCAGTCCGGTGGGAGCTATTTTGGCCGATACTATCCCGTGCGATCGCATCCGGGTAACCACCTAG
- a CDS encoding response regulator transcription factor — translation MTLPLNCDSCALPAFAAEEASPGHSGKKRPQVLVVDDDADNLQLACYVAEQAGYAVLSAKTGRQALELIGHQAIDLLLLDVVLPELDGFAVLKRVRAGADQALMGPRSSQALPVIAITALASEADQREIMAAGFNDYLCKPYSIQALESLLARYCPLDNPAIIAPESPLTSQR, via the coding sequence ATGACATTGCCCCTAAATTGCGATTCTTGTGCCCTCCCGGCGTTCGCTGCAGAGGAGGCATCCCCAGGTCATTCCGGGAAGAAACGGCCTCAAGTATTGGTCGTCGATGATGATGCCGACAATTTGCAATTGGCCTGCTATGTTGCTGAGCAGGCTGGTTATGCAGTTTTGTCGGCCAAAACCGGTCGTCAGGCGCTCGAGCTGATTGGCCATCAAGCTATCGATTTGCTGTTGCTGGATGTAGTGTTGCCAGAATTGGATGGATTCGCCGTCCTGAAGCGGGTGAGAGCTGGGGCAGACCAGGCGTTAATGGGGCCTAGATCATCTCAGGCGTTACCGGTGATTGCCATCACTGCCTTAGCATCGGAGGCGGATCAGAGGGAAATCATGGCAGCCGGATTTAATGATTATCTCTGTAAGCCCTACTCAATTCAGGCCTTAGAAAGCCTTTTGGCTCGTTATTGTCCCTTAGACAATCCAGCCATTATTGCCCCGGAATCGCCTCTCACTAGCCAGCGCTAG
- a CDS encoding ATP-binding response regulator, whose translation MSSVSYKRPPYILAVDDLPDNLELIQAILDGEGYRIRYLDSGTKALEHIRKEPPDLVLLDVMMPDLDGYEVTHHLRQDKSLPYIPILLITADDQSNVVRGLDAGADDFIRKPVDIDELLARVRSLLRLKHSMDAQANMVKQRDDFVARLTHDLRTPLVAVNRVLQFCLEGVYGEPPSDMQTALANVLRNNDNLLQMANTLLEVYRHEAGHKHLAFSPVNLWELAATVITELKPLCQEKSLYLTLCQETKVVNPDSIQHQIEMPQFWVKGDRLELRRVITNLIGNAIKFTEQGGVTVRLESTETDSVQLIVSDTGPGITPEEQEQIFEWFRPGKHRRANSGLGLHLSRRIATMHGGSLQVTSSSEAGSDFILKLPRVTTPSPKCLNQTADAQVEATVSTCPL comes from the coding sequence ATGTCCTCTGTCAGTTACAAGAGGCCGCCCTACATTTTGGCGGTTGATGATTTACCCGATAACTTAGAGCTGATACAGGCCATTTTGGATGGCGAAGGTTATCGTATCCGCTACCTGGACAGCGGCACTAAGGCTTTGGAGCACATCCGCAAAGAGCCTCCCGATTTGGTGCTGCTAGATGTCATGATGCCGGATTTAGATGGTTATGAAGTCACTCACCACCTGCGTCAAGATAAGAGCCTGCCGTACATTCCAATCCTACTGATTACGGCCGATGATCAGTCTAATGTTGTCCGCGGGCTAGATGCTGGCGCCGATGATTTCATTCGCAAGCCAGTTGATATCGATGAGCTGTTGGCCCGGGTGCGATCGCTACTGCGCCTCAAGCACAGCATGGACGCCCAGGCGAATATGGTAAAGCAGCGAGATGATTTCGTGGCTCGCCTCACCCATGATTTGCGGACTCCTCTCGTAGCTGTCAATCGAGTCTTACAATTCTGCCTGGAGGGAGTCTATGGCGAGCCTCCCTCAGACATGCAAACGGCCTTGGCTAATGTGCTGCGTAACAACGATAATTTGCTGCAGATGGCCAATACCCTCTTAGAGGTGTATCGCCACGAGGCTGGCCACAAACATCTTGCCTTTTCCCCAGTCAATCTGTGGGAATTAGCAGCTACGGTGATTACCGAACTGAAGCCTCTCTGTCAGGAAAAATCATTGTACTTGACCCTTTGTCAAGAAACCAAGGTAGTCAATCCAGATAGCATTCAGCATCAAATAGAAATGCCACAATTCTGGGTCAAAGGTGACCGCTTAGAACTGCGGCGGGTAATCACCAATTTAATTGGCAATGCGATTAAGTTCACCGAGCAGGGCGGCGTTACTGTACGATTGGAGTCAACCGAGACTGACTCCGTGCAACTTATTGTTAGTGATACAGGACCTGGGATTACCCCTGAAGAGCAAGAGCAAATATTTGAGTGGTTCCGGCCTGGGAAGCATCGCCGTGCTAACAGTGGGTTAGGACTACATCTATCTCGCCGAATCGCTACTATGCATGGGGGTAGCTTGCAGGTAACATCCTCGTCAGAGGCTGGCAGCGACTTCATTTTAAAGCTGCCAAGAGTGACCACACCGTCCCCAAAGTGCCTGAATCAGACGGCTGACGCCCAAGTCGAAGCGACCGTCTCGACTTGCCCCCTCTAA